In Pseudomonas mosselii, the DNA window CGGCTTCGTCCCCCGCCAGGTTGCGCCCAACATCTGGCTTATCGAGGCCGACGTAGCGCTGCTGGATGTGGATGATATGGAGCTGGACGTTGTAACCAATCTCGCCAAGGCTCTGGACCGCTTCAATGACGAGTTCGACCTTTGCTTGATCGATACTCCGCCGAACCTGCAGCGCCGCATGATTGCCGCCCTAGCGGCTTCTGATTCAGTTGTCACTCCGTTCAACATCAGCGCATTCACCCTGGCTCGCATGCCGAAGCTGATGGCCACAATTGAAACTGTGCAGGATCAATACAACCCGGGCCTGCGTTTCCTAGGTTTCTTGCCGAACCTCATCAATAGCCGCTCAAGCGAAGAACTGGAGATCTTGCCGAGCCTTCGCGAGGAACACGGCGAGGCCATGTTCAACGAACAAATCACCCACCGCCCCTGCATCAACAAATCTCTGGCAGCCGGCAACCCTGTGTGGCGTAAAGCTCGCAGCGGGAGTCAGCGGGATGCGGGTAAAGAAATGAAACGGGCCTGCGCAGCGGTGCTTAGCAAGGTCTTTGCGGAGTGAGGATTGAATCATGACGGAGAAGAAAAACTCCTTTGGTCGTGCAGTTGCGGCGACGGCCAAAAAGCTTTCTGACTTTCAAAAGCGCCCGGCCAATGAAGGTGCGCTGATTGAAAAGGTCAACCCTGGCGAAATCGAGTGTGTGAAGCAGATCCGTAGCCAAGACAACCCAGGATTCTCTGACGAATCGCTACGGGAACTGGCGGACGACATTCTGGTAAACGGCCAGATCGAACCCTGCGTAATACGACCGCACCCAAACCCTGAGTCAGGCTTCAAGTACCTGATGGTTGCCGGTGAACGCCGTTATAGGGCGTGCATCATTGCGGGTGTGCTGGTCGAAGTGACGGTGAAAGACCTTACCGATGCTCAAGCGAAGCGCATTCAGCGGTCCGAAAACGTTCACAGCGAAAACCTCACTCAGCTGGAACTGGCACTTGCCCTGCAGGAAGACAAGGACAGGCTCGGCACCCTGGAGAAGGTCGCTGCTGAATGGTCCAAAGGGATCAACTGGGTGGCTGAACGCCTTTCCTATCTGGTGAACGTCACCAAGGAAGGCGCAGGCCGCGAGGCGGTCGCTCGTGGCATCACTGCGGATATCTCGACGGTCAACGATATCAGCCGCCTCGATAAACTGGACCCGCAAGCTGCTGCGGATCTATTGGAGCGCGCAGAGGGCAATGAAGACCTGAATCTCCGCCAGGAGGTCCGCACCACATTGCGCAACACCAAAGCCCTCCGCGTACATAACGGCGGATCCAAGAAAGGATCCGAAAAAGGCGCACCGGGGAACTCGACCCAGCAAACCCTGCTCGATGACCAGTTGGGCAAACTGCGCGAGGCAAACGCTGTGCTTTCAGCACAGGTGGAAACGCTCACCTCGGAAAACACCTACCTCAAGGCCGAGTTGGAGAAAGCCCGTGCGCAGCTGGCCGAGCGATGGAAAGGCTCTGAATGACCGCCCGGCATCCTGACCAGGACCTGCGGATCCCCCGAGAGGAATTCGAGCGGATCCGCACCAAGTCGAAAATGCACTCACGCAGCCTCGACGTAGCCTTCGAGATCCTGGTCGAAGGCAAGGGCCTTGTCGCGGTCGCCAATGCGCACGGACTTACCAAGCAGCGCGCCTTGGCCATCCGCGACAAGATCTATTCCAGTTACCTGACACAGACCCCGGAGGGCTGGCGGTGCGCGCAGATCTGCGCACCTGCCGAAATGATTGATCGCTTCGTGCTGGAGGCCGACGCCGAACGGCTTCGGTACTGGCAGACACATTCCATGACCACCAAGGACGTTGAACCATGACCACCCCAACCGATAAGGATCTCGCCCAGCTGCTGCAGCCATTGCAGGAAAGCTTGGCGGGTATCAACCGTTCACTGCGTACGTTGGCCGATACCCGGCTGCTCGAAATCTTCGGCCCTGAGCTGTCAGACCGAAAGAAATGGACTGAGCAGTTGAAGCACGCGCACCAAGAGGATGACCAGGCGCTGTTTGATCTGCGTCAGGCCGGAGAACAGGGCCGATACCCAGGCGGATATGACCAATGGGTCAAAGACTTCGGCGAGGAAGAAGCCAAGAAGCTGGCAGCACCCGTGGTAAGCGCTTTGGAACATCGAAAAGTTACCTCGGCAGAACTGGCCGAGTTGGAAGCCGCTCAACCTCTCTTGGC includes these proteins:
- a CDS encoding TrfB-related DNA-binding protein; this encodes MTARHPDQDLRIPREEFERIRTKSKMHSRSLDVAFEILVEGKGLVAVANAHGLTKQRALAIRDKIYSSYLTQTPEGWRCAQICAPAEMIDRFVLEADAERLRYWQTHSMTTKDVEP
- a CDS encoding ParB/RepB/Spo0J family partition protein, translating into MTEKKNSFGRAVAATAKKLSDFQKRPANEGALIEKVNPGEIECVKQIRSQDNPGFSDESLRELADDILVNGQIEPCVIRPHPNPESGFKYLMVAGERRYRACIIAGVLVEVTVKDLTDAQAKRIQRSENVHSENLTQLELALALQEDKDRLGTLEKVAAEWSKGINWVAERLSYLVNVTKEGAGREAVARGITADISTVNDISRLDKLDPQAAADLLERAEGNEDLNLRQEVRTTLRNTKALRVHNGGSKKGSEKGAPGNSTQQTLLDDQLGKLREANAVLSAQVETLTSENTYLKAELEKARAQLAERWKGSE
- a CDS encoding ParA family protein: MKRTAVANQKGGVGKTTLEAHLACYAAEQGKRVLVLDLDESDLSQFFPPIEDGDDTPYLMASQLFTDEHAGFVPRQVAPNIWLIEADVALLDVDDMELDVVTNLAKALDRFNDEFDLCLIDTPPNLQRRMIAALAASDSVVTPFNISAFTLARMPKLMATIETVQDQYNPGLRFLGFLPNLINSRSSEELEILPSLREEHGEAMFNEQITHRPCINKSLAAGNPVWRKARSGSQRDAGKEMKRACAAVLSKVFAE